CGATGTGTCGGTGGATATATTTATGTGTTAGCTGAGCATCTAGAAAAAGGCGAGTCTCAAAACTTGTGTAGTAACACTCACAGATGGATATCAACAGCAGTACTGACCCGTCGGATGCTGGCCAAATTACGatgtctccctccctccgtaTAAGAAATAAAGATGCGAATACCTGCGTTTCCCAATTTCACAATAACATCAAATTTACACGTATGCATTTGTTTCATAAAAGGTGCTTTTCAACCGGAATAAAGTTACGTTTCTTATACTTGCAAAACAGGAAGAGCGCTAAGACGTTGCTGGTCAGGAGTTATAGCTAAGAACAACTAAATGTAAATACGTGTGAGCCACAGAACGCATAATTAACAGCATACATGTAAACCTTAGAAGACATAAAATcaacaacagtaaaacataTTTAGCCGTTTTATCTGTTGACGTTACACAGCAGGTTAAATGACAAGttatgctaacgttagcttctCCTATGTGACAAAGAGGCCAAAGCCAGCAGCAGACGGCCTGCGCTGAAAATGAATGGAGAATAACCAACCAGCTACTAATCAGCTTCTTACACAGCTTATttgattaatcaataaatgcaaatgttgaATAACGGAAGCGATATTTAAGTATGTTAGAGGAAACGGAGATGCAAATTATCTTACTTGCACAACAGGATGCAGAGAGCAATCTGTACTGCTTCACAGGCACTtccccaaacaaacacacacacacagactcctgCTCGCCTCAcacaaaaaagcacagcaaagaCTACTGGCCACGTGCTTGCTGTACTTCATGACTGCCTAAATTTGtgcctgattaaaaaaaaaactccgCATTTTTATTCCTGTTTAATATAgattgacacaaacacacaacgcTGACTGCTCTAACGCACATTACATTATTCTGATACGATGCtatattaaaacattatttacGCTAAGCATTTTGGTGAGGCCAACTCCACAGCTGTCAGTGTTTGGGACCCCTAGCTTCATGGCGTTGTGGAGCTGCACAGGGTAACTGTAGcagtaaatttgttttgtttaaaggtTTATCTGGGAAGAGTTTGGATTAATGTGAACTAcgaaaaggaagagaaaaggtaGGTTTACGTATTCTGTTATTCAGACCTGCGTTAATTAAGATAGTTTTACTTAGAGGGTATGCTACCTTTGCTAGCATAGCAGGTACACGGCCATATAGGaagctttattttgttttgggttttttttttaaatatgaatgaTATACAAGAATGCTTatcacaaagacaaaatcatACACAGGTAGGATAAACGCGACATATTCACTCTACTGCTCTAATAATAAACCTCTTTGCATCCACGCAGTGACAGGATGTATTAgttttcactgtcttttctctttcctcaaAAATGTTTCTTAGCCGCCATGCCTGTAGTAATTGGATTTGAGGGCAGTGCCAATAAAATCGGCATAGGAATCATCAGGGATGGTGAAGTGCTCTCCAACCCTAGACGGACTTACATTACCCCTCCTGGTCAAGGTAAGTCACCGTGCTGTTAAAGCATGAATGTCACCTTCACTTTTGATGGCGATGTAACAGAGTGTAACAGTCCTGCATGTCAAGTTGACAGTGTGTTATTTTACCGATCAGGGTTTATGCCGAGTGACACCGCCAGGCATCACCGTGCCGTCATACTGACTGTCCTCAAGGAGGCGCTGGAGCAAGCAGATCTGAAGCCTGCAGACATCGACTGTGTGGCGTACACCAAAGGTAACACAAGAGCCTCAATCTTCACCTTGTAGATGACGGTGTTCACtgttattaataataaaatgacataTTGGCAGCAGGGAAAGACTAATGGGAAACATTTTGAATGACCTGGCCAGATAAATCAGATTTATCcacttaaaaacaaagctgtcatGTCATTATCGAGGTGACAGTTAAATCAGTTACTAATTGTTCATTAGTAAACAGCTCTGCTCACTCACTTTTCATATCAGTTAATCTTTTACCTGGAAGTTACATTATATGGACAAGAGTATTgtgacacctgaccatcacaccaactgagacttaaatgacattgcattctaagtgcacagacattaatatggagttggtccccccttCGTGGCTATAACGGCTTCCattcttctgagaaggctttccgCAAGATtctggtgtgtttctgtgggattttttgcccattcatgcagtagagcaatagtgagtcaggcactgatgttggaccaaaaggcctggctcgcaatctcccttccagttcatcccaaaaggtgttcaggtctctgtgtgggccattCAAGTTCGTCCGCACCagactcatccagccatgtctttatggagctttgctttgtgcactggagcacagtcatgctggaatagaaaagggccttcaacaaactgctgccacaaagttggaagcatagcattgtccaaaatgtcttggtgtgctgaagcattaagatttgccttcCCTGGAAGTTAGGAGCTgagcccaacacctgaaaaacagctctataccacacctgaattcaacaataaagacGTGTGTCCCGATACTTTCATCTAATGTCTTTTATTACTCCACTGTAACACTAACTCTctctgttgcttgtttttccttcttcttcttctctttcaggtCCTGGTATGGGTGCCCCCTTGGTGACGGTGGCTCTGGTGGCCCGTACAGTGGCTCAGCTTTGGGGGAAGCCGCTCCTTGGTGTCAACCACTGTATTGGACACATTGAGATGGGCCGACTCATTACGAAGGCCAACAACCCCACCGTGCTTTATGTTAGTGGAGGGAACACACAGGTTGGTTTCTCCATGTAGTCCTTGTTTCCCAGGATGATTTACTCATCTGCATGATTCTTagtttctgtcttgtttttcatttggcaTGGAGCAGAGCGTCTGTGCTGCATCAGCTGCCAATGAAACTGTGTTGGCAGAGCTGTAATGCACACTGACTTATAGGTTTAAGAGGCACACGTAATTAGACTCTTGTCCCTGTCTTCTTCTGCAGGTTATTGCATACTCAGAGCGGCGGTATAGAATATTTGGAGAGACCATCGATATCGCAGTTGGAAACTGTTTGGACAGGTTTGCTCGAGTTATAAAGGTGTGTGCCTTGATCCAGAGTTAGAGCACCTATTTGCCTTTTGCTGTATGTGATCAATGTGTGTTAATACTTTGTGTGGAATTGTTCCCCCGCTCAGATTTCCAATGACCCCAGTCCAGGCTACAACATAGAGCAGATGGCCAAAAAGTGAGTGAGAGCCATGAAGCAGCTTCACTGTGTATCATGTACCTGatggctgttttcacatgaatAATATTTTCACACTACTTCACTTTGATTCTTGTCTGTACTGTTAGAGGGAGTCAGTACGTTGAGCTGCCATATACAGTTAAAGGAATGGACGTCTCTTTTTCTGGGATTTTATCCTATATTGAGGTGGGTGGAACTATTTATCTACAATTGCTGCTGTCATCTACATATCGATTTCATCCTCTTTGTGATCTTTTGACATGTTGTGGTCTTTTATTAGGAAAATACCCAATACTGATACCCAAAGCTACAGTTTGAGATACATACGACGCTGTCATGATCGAAacgtttcttttttctttcttttttccacatAGGAAGTTTCACATAAGATGCTACATTCTGGTCAGTGTACAGCAGAGGACCTGTGTTTCTCCCTGCAGGTACTAACAGCAAAACACTATTTGTTAGCGCAGGGGTCCCCAAACTTTGTCTTGTCAAGGACCCCTACAGAAGCTGCACACTAGGCCAGAGACCCCCAGTGTGAGAGGATTTCATCTTAAAGAATCCCCTCTGAATATATTTTTAGGgtttgaagttgttttttttttttaagtctctGATTGTGTGTTGTGATTCTGTTGGaccagtaaaaacaaacatcattcATGGCTGTTTCATACTAAAGCTTCATTCATACTCCACATGGTCTTCAAACAACTTAACATTCTGCAAAGCCCGCTCTCTCCTAAATGTGCAGTGTGTAGTTTTTGCCACTAGGGGTCTCTCaatagaaacaaaacacaagaccCAAGTAGCGTGGGATTGTGGGTGTTGCTGTCTCCATCGTTAAACAGCgtgaaacaaagtgaaatatgCCTGCTAAAATTTCCCTCAGCCCAAATCTTCATCTGTGTCCAAAATCCAAACATTTGACTATTGTGTGTGACAAGGAGAAGAATTAATCGTGTAATCCTGATGTTAACTGTATTGCCCAGCACTGACACTTCCCTCCTTGCAGGAGACCGTGTTCTCCATGCTGGTGGAGATCACAGAGAGGGCCATGGCTCACTGCGGCTCCCAAGAGGTCCTCATCGTTGGGGGCGTTGGCTGTAAGTACATTGGAAGATGAACGTTTAAAGCAGGCATGtcggtgtggctgcaggttttctttccaaccaagtagcagcacaccagacttgactcatttaatcaactgatctccgtcttcagacagttgattggtcaaacggtgtgctcttggttggttggcacaaaaacctgcagccacaccggccctcctgtggaccagtttgacatatgtggTTTAAAGGAAACATCCAAAACGCTTTGAGGATGTCCTTTGTGCTTCTGGATCATGTTGGGTGGTGTATTACTGTCCAGATATTTCCAATACTACAGTTCCAATACTACAATGTCACAGGAGCCTAAAATATCAGCAGTAAATGTCCTGAAGTGTGCGTCATTGAAGTTTTATAAAGCAGCCATTTGACAGGTTCATCAGTTAAATGAACAACAGAGGAGTCTGAGATTGTGTGCACTCTTTGAATGCACTATTGTATTCTAtactgtttctactgttgtgAAATCCATTGAAATCCCAGTGTGAGTTTGTTCTTGAACACATGGGAGAAATGCTTTCCCCCCCAGATGACAAATATTGTCATTCCTGGATGTGGTAATCAACAAAACTGTGCAGAGAAGCTGTCATGTTAGCAGAGTAGCAACACCACAAAAGGTTTCTTTAGGCTTATATTCTTCTCCAAATGGGGAAAAGAAtcatttttatgtcatttcactgcttattgttttctctcagtcacTGTAAAATGCCATAACTGTGTCTTAAAGGTTCATCCCATTATTCTAAGTAAACTAATCCACATTAGGAATCATTAAAGCCTCATCAGAAGGCTTTACGTGTCCTCGTACTGAATGTGACCTCCGGTCTCCTTTGCAGGTAACCTGCGTCTGCAGGAGATGATGGGGGTCATGTGTAAGGAGAGAGGAGCCAAACTGTTTGCCACAGATGAACGGTAAAGCAGTCGATCAGCACACATTCACTTTCACTCACATTAGAATGACAGTAGAGTTGGCTTTGTATTCAAAATCAGGGCGTTAACACCCAGCCCACCCTCCAACATAGTGTCCCATAATGGTGTAAATGCTGTTTTAGAGGCATTTCCAGTCtgactgggggggggggtcatcaTTTTAACAGGGAATTATTTCAGTTCATATTGTATTCTACTGAGcttatgtttttccttttcctctcccgctgattttcattcatttcactaaAATACTTATAGTTTAGAAATTAGTtatgaaaaaaacagctgctgatatAGTTTTAAATGTGGtgaataaatatacaaataaaatataatatttgtaaaaatgtaaaagcatgtatgtatgtatggtcCTTTTACAGAAAGTTTCAACTCAGCATTATGTTCTGTGGGAACGTAGAAAAATGTCCTTATGAAACCCTCGTGTGAATACATGGAAAGAGCAAACTGTCGTCTattctctctgtcacacatcCTCAGTGTTCAGTCCCTCAAACAGTCTATCAGGAACATTGTGTTCCAGGTTCGGCCCGAGTAACAATGTTCACTCTATACCGTAGATTCTGCATTGATAACGGAGCAATGATTGCTCAAGCGGGCTGGGAGATGTTCAGGTCTGGTCAGGTGACGGAGCTGGAGGACTCGTGGATTACACAAAGGTAGATTTCATGCTActgttttctcatctctttacactctcttttcatttgtctttatcTAAACTCTGTTTCTGGCACCTTGAGGGAAATTATGGTAGTCATGATATTTTAAACAGACTGCTAGCGATTTAGCAAGAACCAAGATGCATTCAGGGTCCCAGAGCTTAAATATTAGACCGTGACCCTCAATTGTCACATATTTGCCATTTGGACATAGAGTTCCTTGCTGTTGCAGGTACAGAACAGATGAGGTAGAGGTGACGTGGAGAGACTGACCAACATCTTGGTGGTATAGACGTCAACGTAGCAGGTCTGTGATGACAGGTGGTGTTGGAACTCCTAAGTACCTCTGAAGGGGCGCTTCAACCCTGGGAAAATGAGTCAGATTTGTTCTGAAGTTTTTCTGTCCCATCTCTCCCTGTTCACTTGCATTACAGTTTAAAGCTTCACAAGGTAATTTCACTCTTTTGGTGGCTGCAGATGCTGTAGCAGCGAGTGTATTTAGATTTTCAAATTTTGTACCTGCTTGTGTTTCAGATGAACTATAGACAAGAGAAAATTCTGATGGTGTTTTTTTGTACAATTTACATCCCTTTTTGTGTGgcttttctctttaaaaaaaaaaaatccctggcACTCTGATATTTTACAAAACTGGCTGTAACACAACATAAACAGTAAACCTTTGTCACCAATTCAAAGAAACATTAACAGAAACAGGTGATGTCAGCAGTAACTCtccaatgaaaaataaaacaaatactgaGAACTTtcaagttttattcatttttattaagcAATACTGTTCTTACATTCCTCCTTTCTCCAgtgtaaatttttttttttattcaataaatTCTTTTCAAAATTCAACATACCAAACGTGGTGAGATCCCTTACTCATGGACTAATGAGTAACATTCACTCAATCAGGgaaccaaataaaaacaaagtaacaCAGCATTAAGATGTGACAGGGGAGGGAgattggggtggggggggggtgtgaaGGTTTGAACTTCACTGCGCCTTTGACTACACCCCTCTGTAAACTGAAGACACAGATAGACAAGTCCTCTGCATACATTATAACCATAAAACTCAAGCAGGTACAGGACAGACATTCTTCCGTTTGTAATGAAGGGGGAAATAAATCACTCTGGTGAGGGTTTCTCGCACAAAGGGATTGGTCAcaactgatttttcttcttaacaAAGTGCTTGATTGACCACTCGCTTTACAGAGGACACAAATAAGGTTCAATAAAACTGcagctttcaaaaaaaaaaaagagggggggggggttaaattACAGCTCCTCCGagattgttaaaaaaaaaaaaaaaaaaggccagctCTACACATACAAgctaaaaatggaaatgagagGCGACGAAAACATCTGATTAATTAAGGCAGGCTTCCTGTAAGGCGTTAAAAAAGTCCATTGCTGTAATATCTCAAAGGAGTTAGTCCAAAGTGTCTCAGTGTGGCTTTGCGTGAAGACATCATCctgagtgcagtgtgtgtgaacgGGACTCAAAAATGTGTCCATCTTTACGTGTTTCAATGtgcatgtaggtgtgtgttctgtatgcgtttatatttatatatatatatatgctttGGGTTTCTCACACTGCTAGGCTGGGTGCTCTTGGGTGTCCTTGTACCAGACAACCTTTTTTGGAActgcaaaacaggaaaacaaaatgtcagaaagagaTGTTGAAGCGTGGGTACATGTCTGATAAGTCAAAAAGGACTGTCCGTCACATCAGTTTTTTACAATAAGATGAAAACAATTGATTGTTTTACAATCCTGAACTTGGTGTCCGGCCGGCCACCACACCATGGAACTTTATCCACCACCGTGGCGACTAAGTGTTTGTACCACAATAAtcatgtaataaaacaaaaaacctaTGGTGAGAGTATATACTGTGTTTTGATATCATTTACAGGCATGCTGCTTCTGTGTCTGAGTTACACACCCAGGGACAGGGACTTCATGGTGCATCAAGGTGTACCCTGTAAACTCAGGAATCTATTCTTGAATGGCCATGAAGGCTgtttaaaatagaaaagatTTTATTGCAGCGTTTGTTGAAGAGTTAGAGCTGATAACTATAAACTCAAAGTTTAGAACTTGAGACTTGCCAATTGGACTCGCTTTGGACTACAAACTAATCATTTGGCTGCTTTTACTGTCCACTGGACAAatgcaggtttttattttgtttagatACATTTCCTTTATATTGTGGGTAACTCACTCTATATTTACTCATACTAGTAGTGAACAATTAATTTCAGGACTCTCTGAACTCCACAGATCTACATAATGCAGCGACCAAACAATAAGTGGTTTCTAAAGTAGACTTTACCACAAAATGCTGTCATAACGTCTCCTTAACACTTGTAAGGGGGCTAAAGTCGATTTCACAACATTCCATGTTTTCTTCCTGACAAGCAGTGTGACAGCACTGACTGGTTTATTCTGATTCAACCtaccttttttctgtttgttgcagATAGCATTCCATtctgaggagaggaagacaagCGAGTGTTAGACAGAAGACActaacatgaacatttttaatttaaaacaaaaatttggCAGGGCACCATCTTAAAGGCTACTCCTCGCACTCACCTCTACTGTGATAGTTCAAAGCCTCCATTAGATGGCGACAGCTAAGCAGCAGCTTCCCATTGCTCTCATCTGCATCGGGGCGTGTGGTAGTGGTGACGGAGGTAGCAGCTGGAATGGGTGTTTCTTCGTGGGGCTGCACTGTGAGAACCGTCTCAAGCAGAGGGTCTGCTAACTGTTCGGCATCTGTGGGCTGGTTGGGGAGGGCAGCGGGACGAGCGCTGGAGCCCTCTGAGCCCGGCCTCGCCTCGCTGATGAAACTGAGACCCCACTGGTTCTGTAGCAGCACGCCGATGGCTGGGCGGTCCTCCTCCAGCGCTCCACTTGTGGCTCCCGCCTTCACCTTGGAGGCGTAGCTGACGGCGGGCTGCAGTTTGGCAGGGCTGTCCTGCACAGGGAAGGCAGGTGGAGGCTTGAGGAGTGACAGACTGTCCTCCACCCACCTCTCCTTTTGGTTAACCTTTTGAGGCCGCTCGCTTACTTTGCTGACCCCCTTCTGACTATCTCTGCGGAGGCTGCGGCCTTTCTGCTGTTGGCCCTTGCGTTCTTTTTCCCTGCGGAAGCTGAAGGTGTGTGCGTGGCCGGGCCCGATCAGGTCGCCTTCAGGTGAGAGTTGTCTGGGCTGTTGGTCACCTCCGGAAATACaacctccacccccaccacctccacagtttCCGGAACCAGGAGACAGGCGTCGATTGCGAATATGTGGTTCAGAGTTGGTGGCAGAAACGAGGACTGCTGGGTCACACAGAGAATCGGACTCACACACGGTGTTGCTTGCTTCCCATGTACCTGAAAGAGGTGGTGACATGTTGGTGGTTAAATATCAGATATTatcacgtttttttttctgcatatcTTTGTTTAGTATGAAACAATCACAACTGGAGAACATTAACACTTAGTCTTAGCAAAtagtgttaatttttttttgcctcattaACTTAGCAATGACTGCACCGTGTGTCCAAACAGGTGCTTCATACTGCAAATTCTTCACTTGATAGTGGTTCAGAAAGGATTTTTTCACTTGGCTAAACAAATATCAGGAGTGGCTGGCACATTTCCATGTGACCTCACTGTGCAGAACAACTACAGCCCATACTGCTGCCTATTTGCCAGCGTGAGCAGAAAAGAGCAAGACGACCCGATAGTGGATTGAGAGGGTGGAACTGCTGGAGCAAAACATGCCACGTAGAGTGTGTGTTCttctgacactgaaa
This Scatophagus argus isolate fScaArg1 chromosome 22, fScaArg1.pri, whole genome shotgun sequence DNA region includes the following protein-coding sequences:
- the si:ch211-214j24.10 gene encoding uncharacterized protein si:ch211-214j24.10, translating into MHIKTGTWEASNTVCESDSLCDPAVLVSATNSEPHIRNRRLSPGSGNCGGGGGGGCISGGDQQPRQLSPEGDLIGPGHAHTFSFRREKERKGQQQKGRSLRRDSQKGVSKVSERPQKVNQKERWVEDSLSLLKPPPAFPVQDSPAKLQPAVSYASKVKAGATSGALEEDRPAIGVLLQNQWGLSFISEARPGSEGSSARPAALPNQPTDAEQLADPLLETVLTVQPHEETPIPAATSVTTTTRPDADESNGKLLLSCRHLMEALNYHSREWNAICNKQKKVPKKVVWYKDTQEHPA
- the LOC124053331 gene encoding probable tRNA N6-adenosine threonylcarbamoyltransferase, which codes for MPVVIGFEGSANKIGIGIIRDGEVLSNPRRTYITPPGQGFMPSDTARHHRAVILTVLKEALEQADLKPADIDCVAYTKGPGMGAPLVTVALVARTVAQLWGKPLLGVNHCIGHIEMGRLITKANNPTVLYVSGGNTQVIAYSERRYRIFGETIDIAVGNCLDRFARVIKISNDPSPGYNIEQMAKKGSQYVELPYTVKGMDVSFSGILSYIEEVSHKMLHSGQCTAEDLCFSLQETVFSMLVEITERAMAHCGSQEVLIVGGVGCNLRLQEMMGVMCKERGAKLFATDERFCIDNGAMIAQAGWEMFRSGQVTELEDSWITQRYRTDEVEVTWRD